In Chryseobacterium camelliae, one DNA window encodes the following:
- a CDS encoding TonB-dependent receptor produces the protein MTKLYLLLTVFSGSVLYAQEKDSATLISEVRIDAYKKPVPFMASTKSAAVISGNLLDQNTPERLLESFNQVPGARMEERSPGSYRISVRGSTLRSPFGVRNIKVYLDDFILSDASGNTYFNMISPELINRMEIYKGPESGDYGAVTGGTVLLQTRKTEHASAGAAIGSYGMFNQNIDVSRRLGKHFIEVFQNYYRTDSYREQSAVQRKQIFLKDHFQYSEKGNVKAMVLLGDLNYETPGGLTLEQMQTDRKQARPATKTAPGAREQNAGIRNRMILAGLSHEYQFTPELSHFIMVQGSYVDFENPFITNFENRFEKNVALRTHFNYEKNWENISLAYRLGFEGGLNDILVKNYDNNRGSEGNPQSFDRIKNRSGFYFVSQKLNIQDKLFTDVSLSLNSNTYEWERLFPRSEQGNVHFKNQWLPNFGLTYLITKRLSVRAKIGKGNSAPTNEEIRSSNQEFNLGLHSEYGWNKEIGIRKEFGNAVFVEGSYFDFRLNDAIVRRQNEAGQEYFVNAGGTVQKGLELLLESRDFNLRNRFLSHFRFRFSGSFYDFTFKEYRQNQNDFSGNDLTGVPKTTVSSLLNFTFFNKLSVDYSHFYTSGIPLNDANSVWSESSFVGNIQFRYTLYFEGTKVSLQLQVQNLYNEDYGSGFDINAFGNRFYNPAAKRNFVFGVNIGF, from the coding sequence ATGACAAAACTATACCTTCTGCTTACTGTATTTTCCGGTTCTGTCCTGTATGCTCAGGAAAAAGATTCTGCCACACTGATATCGGAAGTGCGTATCGATGCCTACAAGAAGCCGGTTCCGTTCATGGCCTCTACCAAGTCGGCCGCCGTTATTTCAGGAAACTTACTAGATCAGAACACCCCGGAAAGATTGCTGGAATCCTTTAATCAGGTTCCCGGAGCCAGAATGGAAGAGCGATCTCCGGGCAGCTACAGGATTTCCGTCCGTGGCAGTACACTCAGGTCTCCGTTTGGAGTGCGGAATATAAAAGTTTACCTGGATGATTTCATCCTGTCCGATGCTTCAGGGAATACGTATTTCAATATGATTTCACCGGAGCTGATCAACAGGATGGAAATATATAAAGGCCCGGAAAGCGGTGATTACGGAGCGGTAACGGGTGGCACTGTTCTTCTTCAGACCCGTAAGACAGAGCATGCGTCTGCCGGTGCCGCAATTGGCAGTTACGGAATGTTCAACCAGAATATAGATGTTTCCAGGCGGCTCGGTAAGCACTTTATAGAGGTCTTCCAGAATTATTACCGTACAGATTCTTACCGTGAGCAATCTGCCGTTCAGCGGAAACAGATATTTCTTAAAGATCATTTCCAGTATTCAGAAAAAGGAAATGTAAAAGCAATGGTACTTTTGGGCGATCTTAACTATGAAACGCCGGGCGGACTCACGCTGGAACAGATGCAGACCGATAGAAAGCAGGCGAGGCCTGCTACCAAAACAGCACCGGGAGCAAGGGAACAGAACGCGGGCATCCGCAACCGGATGATTCTTGCCGGATTGTCCCATGAGTATCAGTTCACCCCGGAATTGTCCCATTTTATAATGGTTCAGGGATCTTATGTAGATTTCGAAAATCCTTTCATTACCAATTTCGAAAACCGTTTTGAGAAGAATGTTGCTTTAAGGACTCATTTCAATTATGAAAAAAACTGGGAGAACATATCATTGGCCTACCGGCTGGGCTTTGAAGGCGGACTGAACGATATTCTGGTAAAAAACTACGACAACAATAGGGGATCTGAAGGGAATCCGCAGAGTTTTGACCGGATTAAAAACAGGTCTGGGTTTTACTTTGTCTCACAGAAGCTCAATATTCAGGACAAACTGTTCACAGATGTTTCCCTAAGCCTGAATTCCAATACTTATGAATGGGAACGTCTCTTTCCGCGCAGCGAACAGGGGAATGTACATTTTAAGAACCAGTGGCTGCCGAATTTCGGACTGACGTACCTGATAACCAAAAGGCTTTCGGTCAGGGCTAAAATCGGGAAAGGGAATTCCGCGCCGACCAATGAGGAAATCCGGTCTTCCAATCAGGAATTCAATCTGGGACTTCACTCGGAATATGGCTGGAATAAGGAAATCGGGATCCGGAAAGAGTTCGGGAATGCCGTTTTTGTAGAAGGCAGCTATTTTGATTTCAGGCTGAATGATGCCATTGTAAGAAGGCAGAACGAAGCCGGACAGGAATATTTTGTGAATGCAGGGGGAACCGTCCAGAAAGGGCTGGAACTGCTTCTGGAATCAAGAGATTTTAATCTGAGAAATCGTTTTCTGAGCCATTTCAGGTTCCGGTTTTCAGGAAGTTTCTACGATTTTACTTTTAAAGAGTACCGTCAGAACCAAAACGACTTTTCCGGAAATGATTTGACAGGCGTTCCTAAAACTACGGTCAGTTCCTTACTGAACTTCACCTTTTTCAATAAATTGTCCGTTGATTACTCCCATTTTTACACTTCAGGAATCCCTTTGAATGATGCCAATTCGGTCTGGTCGGAATCCAGTTTCGTAGGCAATATCCAGTTTAGATATACGCTCTATTTTGAAGGCACAAAAGTGAGCCTGCAGTTACAGGTTCAGAATCTTTACAATGAGGATTATGGTTCAGGGTTCGACATTAATGCCTTCGGAAACCGGTTTTATAATCCGGCAGCAAAAAGGAATTTTGTTTTCGGTGTGAATATCGGGTTTTAG
- a CDS encoding helix-turn-helix domain-containing protein codes for MTRDQLKKALGARIIELREQKGWSQSDLARACNKDRQAIEKLENGKVNPTLYTLLELANALEISLPVLVRLS; via the coding sequence ATGACCAGAGATCAACTAAAAAAAGCATTAGGTGCGCGTATCATTGAACTTCGTGAACAGAAGGGCTGGAGCCAGTCTGATCTTGCCCGTGCCTGCAACAAAGACCGTCAGGCAATTGAAAAACTGGAAAACGGTAAAGTCAATCCTACCCTGTATACTTTGCTGGAATTGGCCAATGCGCTGGAAATTTCCTTGCCTGTACTGGTGAGATTATCCTGA
- a CDS encoding SymE family type I addiction module toxin, whose amino-acid sequence MIRSRKLKVQKKYQIRTYGMVTVPEIRLTGKWLIRSGFKEGQRVNIQQRKDMIIITIDR is encoded by the coding sequence ATGATTAGATCAAGAAAATTAAAAGTTCAGAAAAAATATCAAATCCGCACTTATGGTATGGTGACTGTTCCTGAAATAAGACTTACCGGAAAATGGCTTATTCGGTCAGGATTTAAGGAAGGGCAACGGGTCAATATCCAGCAGAGAAAAGACATGATCATCATCACCATTGATCGTTAA
- a CDS encoding MFS transporter has product MKLIRLYTNSFKGLSTESWMLALVMLINRSGSMVLPFLGVYMINHLHFSIENTGVVLSFFGIGSVIGSWLGGFITDKIGEYKVQSLSLLLSVPLFCLIPVFNTEAGVAAIILLQSIVSESFRPANSVAITKYAKPENITRAFSLNRMAVNLGFSIGPALGGILSAISYEFLFLCNALAALLAGILYIIFFRKRNKLARLKVKKVYETVELKKESSPYHDGKFMVYCLLCMVFSICFFQLFSTLTIFYKDSAHLSQQNIGYILGYSGFLVVLLEMGLVQVAEKYFSLAATMFLGALICGLSYALLGFSHHMVTLVVSMSLLCVGEIWALPFMSTITALRAGKNNKGAYMGLNGISFSIAFIITPSLGTWIAEKFGFTVLWIGTGLVLIIVAIAFYCVVPWMLRHKRVVHD; this is encoded by the coding sequence ATGAAATTGATACGTCTATACACCAACTCCTTTAAAGGACTTTCTACCGAAAGCTGGATGCTTGCACTGGTGATGCTGATCAATCGCTCAGGCTCCATGGTACTGCCTTTCCTGGGTGTTTACATGATCAACCACCTTCATTTCAGCATAGAAAATACAGGAGTCGTACTGAGTTTCTTCGGCATCGGCTCCGTAATCGGTTCCTGGCTGGGTGGATTCATTACCGATAAAATAGGCGAGTATAAGGTGCAGTCCCTCAGCTTGCTGCTGAGTGTTCCCTTGTTCTGCCTGATTCCTGTCTTTAACACAGAAGCAGGCGTAGCAGCTATCATCCTGCTCCAGAGTATTGTCAGCGAATCCTTCCGCCCTGCGAATTCCGTGGCCATCACAAAATATGCGAAACCTGAAAATATTACCCGTGCATTCTCCCTGAACCGTATGGCCGTAAATCTGGGCTTCTCTATAGGGCCGGCTTTGGGCGGTATTTTGTCGGCGATCTCTTACGAGTTCCTGTTCTTATGCAATGCACTGGCAGCACTTCTGGCCGGCATCCTGTACATTATTTTCTTCAGGAAGCGTAATAAGCTGGCCAGGCTGAAAGTTAAAAAAGTATATGAAACTGTTGAACTGAAAAAAGAAAGCTCACCCTACCACGACGGCAAATTCATGGTATATTGTCTCTTGTGTATGGTATTTTCCATTTGTTTCTTTCAGCTGTTCAGTACCCTTACGATTTTCTATAAAGATTCCGCCCACCTGAGCCAGCAGAATATTGGCTATATTCTGGGTTACAGCGGGTTCCTGGTGGTATTGCTGGAAATGGGATTGGTACAGGTAGCGGAAAAATATTTCAGTCTGGCTGCAACGATGTTCCTGGGAGCATTGATCTGTGGTTTGTCCTATGCGCTTTTAGGTTTTAGTCATCATATGGTTACCCTGGTGGTTTCCATGAGCCTTCTGTGTGTGGGAGAAATCTGGGCACTGCCCTTTATGTCGACCATCACAGCATTACGTGCGGGGAAAAATAACAAAGGAGCCTATATGGGGCTCAACGGAATATCCTTTTCTATTGCGTTCATTATTACCCCTTCCTTAGGAACCTGGATTGCTGAAAAATTCGGCTTTACAGTGCTGTGGATCGGAACCGGATTGGTATTAATCATTGTTGCCATTGCATTTTATTGTGTTGTTCCGTGGATGCTCCGTCATAAAAGAGTCGTACACGATTAA
- a CDS encoding glutamine--tRNA ligase/YqeY domain fusion protein yields MEEEKKSLNFIEQIIEDDLANGLDRNQIRFRFPPEPNGYLHVGHTKAICINFGLGEKYNAPVNLRFDDTNPEKEEQEFVDSIIKDVEWLGFKWDKILYTSDYFQQLYDWAVQLIKDGKAYVDEQPSELITEQRKNPAEPGVESPYRNRPAEESLDLFERMKNGEFEEGSMSLRAKIDMVSPNMNMRDPVMYRILKRPHHRTGATWKIYPMYDWAHGESDYIEQVSHSLCSLEFENHRPLYNWYLEQVYDDSKIAPKQREFARMNVSYMITSKRKLQRLIAEKVVNGWDDPRMPTISGMRRKGYTPAAIRNFIEKVGVAKRENLIEIQLLEFCVREDLNKVAKRVMTVVDPVKLVIENYPEGKEEWLETENNPEQEDAGTREIPFSRELYIEREDFKEEANNKFFRLKLGGEVRLKSAYIIKGERVEKDENGEITTIYATYDEKSKSGSGTEESLRKVKGTIHWVSAKHAIPVEVRNYDRLFTVEQPDAEKDVDFLNFINPESVTSVQGFAEPGLKEVAVGEPLQFQRIGYFTKDQDSTGDRLVFNRTVTLKDSYKPE; encoded by the coding sequence ATGGAAGAAGAAAAAAAATCCCTCAATTTTATTGAGCAAATCATAGAAGATGATCTGGCAAACGGTCTGGACAGAAATCAGATCCGTTTCCGTTTTCCGCCCGAGCCTAACGGTTATCTGCATGTGGGCCATACAAAGGCCATCTGCATCAACTTCGGTCTCGGCGAAAAGTACAATGCTCCCGTAAACCTTCGTTTTGACGATACGAACCCTGAAAAAGAAGAACAGGAATTCGTGGATTCCATCATTAAAGATGTGGAATGGTTAGGTTTTAAATGGGATAAAATCCTGTACACATCAGATTACTTCCAGCAGCTTTATGATTGGGCTGTACAGCTTATTAAAGATGGAAAAGCCTATGTGGATGAACAGCCGTCTGAATTGATTACCGAACAACGGAAAAATCCTGCGGAGCCCGGAGTGGAATCCCCTTACAGGAACCGTCCTGCAGAGGAATCTCTGGATCTGTTTGAAAGAATGAAAAACGGTGAGTTCGAAGAAGGTTCCATGTCACTGCGTGCAAAAATAGATATGGTTTCGCCTAATATGAACATGCGGGACCCTGTAATGTACAGGATTCTGAAAAGGCCTCACCACAGAACCGGGGCAACATGGAAGATTTATCCGATGTACGATTGGGCACATGGAGAATCCGATTATATAGAGCAGGTTTCACATTCACTGTGCTCGCTAGAGTTCGAGAACCACAGGCCGCTGTACAACTGGTATCTGGAGCAGGTGTATGACGATTCCAAAATTGCTCCTAAACAGAGGGAATTTGCCAGGATGAACGTTTCGTACATGATTACATCCAAACGCAAGCTGCAAAGGCTGATTGCCGAAAAAGTGGTGAACGGCTGGGACGATCCTAGGATGCCTACCATTTCAGGGATGCGCAGAAAAGGATATACGCCCGCTGCCATCAGGAACTTCATAGAAAAAGTAGGGGTTGCCAAAAGAGAAAACCTGATTGAGATCCAGTTACTGGAATTCTGTGTACGTGAAGACCTGAATAAAGTAGCCAAAAGAGTGATGACGGTAGTGGACCCTGTTAAACTGGTCATTGAAAATTACCCGGAAGGAAAAGAAGAATGGCTGGAGACGGAAAATAATCCGGAACAGGAGGATGCAGGAACAAGGGAGATACCGTTTTCAAGAGAATTGTATATAGAGCGTGAAGACTTCAAGGAAGAAGCTAATAATAAATTCTTCAGGCTCAAATTAGGAGGCGAAGTACGTCTGAAATCTGCTTATATCATCAAAGGTGAAAGGGTAGAGAAGGACGAAAACGGAGAAATTACGACGATTTACGCTACTTACGACGAAAAGTCCAAATCGGGAAGCGGAACGGAGGAAAGCCTCAGAAAAGTTAAGGGAACCATTCACTGGGTTTCAGCGAAACATGCCATCCCGGTAGAAGTAAGAAATTACGACAGATTATTTACCGTAGAGCAGCCTGATGCTGAAAAAGATGTGGATTTCCTCAACTTCATCAATCCTGAGTCTGTAACCTCGGTACAGGGATTTGCAGAACCGGGACTGAAAGAGGTAGCTGTAGGAGAACCCCTTCAGTTCCAGAGAATTGGATACTTCACAAAAGATCAGGACTCTACCGGAGACAGATTGGTCTTCAACAGAACTGTGACTTTAAAAGACTCTTATAAGCCGGAGTAA
- a CDS encoding o-succinylbenzoate synthase, with product MRADYFRYMLKFKRPGGTSRGVLHEKETFILEVSDGERKGIGECALFRGLSFDDRPDYEEKLQWLCLHIQEHPDVLHERLKDYPSIWFGYEQAMLNLKHGGNLYFPSAFTRREASITINGLIWMGDIQFMEEQIKDKLDQGFHCIKLKIGTDWRSEHGILQELRGRFSKDILELRVDANGAFSKEQAQIVLQQLADLDIHSIEQPIKAGNWAHMAELCADTPTPIALDEELIGITDTEKKVELLETIRPQYIILKPALVGGFRGSDEWIELAGNRNIDWWITSALESNIGLNAIAQYTYTKKSNKPQGLGTGGLFTNNFNNYLNLSGEHLYFR from the coding sequence ATGAGAGCAGACTATTTCAGATATATGTTAAAATTTAAACGCCCGGGAGGAACCTCCCGAGGCGTTTTACATGAAAAGGAAACCTTTATCCTTGAAGTTTCAGACGGAGAAAGAAAAGGCATAGGGGAGTGTGCGCTTTTTAGAGGCTTAAGTTTCGATGACAGGCCGGATTACGAAGAAAAACTGCAGTGGTTATGCCTCCATATTCAGGAGCATCCGGATGTCCTGCATGAAAGGCTGAAAGATTATCCATCCATATGGTTTGGCTATGAGCAGGCTATGCTCAACCTGAAACATGGCGGCAACCTTTATTTTCCAAGTGCATTTACCCGGAGGGAAGCATCGATCACGATCAATGGCCTGATCTGGATGGGGGATATTCAGTTCATGGAAGAGCAGATAAAGGATAAGCTTGATCAGGGTTTTCATTGCATCAAGCTTAAGATAGGAACCGATTGGCGGTCGGAGCACGGGATACTTCAGGAGCTTAGGGGCAGATTTTCAAAAGACATACTGGAGCTTAGGGTAGATGCTAACGGAGCATTTTCAAAGGAGCAGGCACAAATAGTATTGCAGCAGTTGGCAGACCTTGATATTCATTCTATTGAACAGCCTATTAAAGCCGGGAATTGGGCGCATATGGCTGAGCTCTGTGCTGATACTCCTACGCCTATAGCACTGGATGAGGAACTGATCGGAATTACAGATACAGAGAAAAAAGTGGAATTGCTGGAAACCATAAGGCCGCAATATATCATTTTGAAGCCTGCCCTTGTAGGAGGATTCAGAGGGAGTGATGAATGGATTGAACTGGCAGGAAACCGGAATATTGACTGGTGGATCACTTCTGCTCTGGAGAGTAATATCGGTCTCAATGCCATAGCACAATACACCTATACTAAGAAAAGCAATAAGCCTCAGGGCTTAGGCACGGGAGGCTTGTTTACAAATAATTTTAATAATTATTTGAACTTGAGTGGGGAGCATCTGTATTTTAGGTAA
- the fbp gene encoding class 1 fructose-bisphosphatase, which yields MPDQILQTLGEFIIDKQDDFQYSTGEFSRLLSAIRLASKVVNREVNKAGIADIIGKVGSENIQGEEQQKLDVMANDIFITALSQREVVCGIASEENDDFIDIKCMGNGHLSKYVVLIDPLDGSSNIDVNVSVGTIFSIYRRVTEPGTPVKLEDFLQKGINQIAAGYVVYGSSTMIVYTTGNGVNGFTLDPSLGTYYLSHPNIRFPKSGKIYSINEGNYIKFPQGVKNYLKYCQMEEGDRPYTSRYIGSLVADFHRNMLKGGIYIYPSYSQAPNGKLRLLYECNPMAFLAEQAGGKATDGFRRIMEIEPTELHQRIPFFCGNIEMVEKAEEFMRIDSVKE from the coding sequence ATGCCAGATCAGATACTACAGACGTTAGGGGAATTCATCATTGACAAGCAGGACGATTTTCAGTATTCAACCGGAGAGTTTTCACGGCTTCTCAGCGCGATAAGGCTGGCTTCAAAAGTAGTTAACCGGGAAGTTAACAAGGCCGGTATTGCCGATATCATCGGAAAGGTGGGCAGCGAGAATATACAGGGAGAAGAGCAGCAGAAGCTTGATGTGATGGCTAACGATATTTTTATTACCGCTCTGTCCCAGAGAGAAGTGGTTTGTGGGATCGCCTCTGAAGAGAACGACGATTTTATCGATATCAAATGCATGGGCAACGGCCACCTGAGCAAATATGTTGTTCTGATCGATCCGCTGGACGGATCTTCCAATATTGACGTTAATGTGTCCGTAGGGACAATCTTTTCTATTTACAGGAGGGTAACAGAGCCGGGAACGCCGGTTAAGCTCGAAGATTTTCTGCAGAAAGGAATTAATCAGATCGCAGCAGGATATGTAGTTTATGGTTCTTCTACCATGATTGTATATACAACCGGTAACGGGGTGAATGGCTTTACGCTTGATCCTTCCCTTGGAACCTATTATCTTTCGCATCCGAATATAAGATTCCCTAAAAGCGGTAAAATATATTCTATCAACGAAGGAAATTACATCAAATTCCCGCAGGGAGTAAAAAATTACCTTAAATACTGTCAGATGGAAGAAGGGGACAGGCCGTATACTTCAAGGTATATCGGTTCACTGGTAGCCGATTTCCACAGGAATATGCTTAAAGGCGGCATCTATATTTATCCGTCTTACTCACAGGCGCCGAACGGTAAGCTGAGATTACTTTATGAGTGCAACCCGATGGCCTTCCTGGCAGAACAGGCAGGCGGCAAAGCTACCGATGGGTTCAGGAGGATTATGGAAATTGAACCTACCGAACTTCATCAGAGAATACCTTTTTTCTGCGGGAATATAGAAATGGTAGAGAAGGCAGAAGAATTTATGAGAATTGACAGTGTGAAGGAATGA
- a CDS encoding aspartate kinase — MKIFKFGGASVKDAESVKNVSMVLKSQGFSKCLLVISAMGKTTNDLEKVVELYFKKDNYQAEIEKIKHKHIGIAEGLFNDGHAVFAEINLFFDDIDSFLRRNKSPNYDFVYDQVVSCGEMISTKIVSEYLNEIQFTNQWLDARDYVKTDNSYREGVVDWDKTEEFISTLSRDICYVTQGFIGSDDNNFTVTLGREGSDYSAAIFAYCLNAEAMTIWKDVPGVMTGDPRKFQNVSLLSHISYEEAIEMAYYGASVIHPKTLQPLQQKNIPFYVKSFIDPTKEGTKVGASEKNLSEESYILKENQTLLKISTRDFSFIAEDHMSLIFGYLSKYKIKVSLMQNSAISLALCLEDKFNTADELNLELQKVFKTEMIKNVSLFTVRNAKMDHIDQFYQEKNVLLEQISKNTLQMVTQ; from the coding sequence ATGAAAATTTTCAAGTTTGGCGGTGCATCAGTGAAAGATGCCGAAAGTGTAAAGAATGTATCTATGGTGCTTAAAAGCCAGGGGTTTTCCAAATGCCTGCTGGTTATTTCTGCTATGGGTAAAACAACAAATGATCTTGAAAAAGTGGTAGAACTTTATTTCAAGAAAGATAATTATCAGGCCGAAATTGAAAAGATAAAACATAAACACATCGGAATTGCAGAAGGACTTTTTAACGACGGCCATGCCGTTTTTGCTGAAATCAATCTGTTTTTCGATGATATAGATTCATTCCTGAGAAGGAATAAATCTCCCAACTACGACTTTGTTTACGATCAGGTAGTAAGCTGCGGGGAAATGATTTCCACTAAAATTGTAAGTGAATACCTGAATGAAATTCAGTTTACGAACCAATGGCTGGATGCAAGGGATTATGTGAAAACAGATAATTCTTACCGTGAAGGTGTTGTAGACTGGGACAAAACGGAAGAATTCATTTCTACCTTAAGCAGGGATATTTGCTATGTCACGCAGGGATTCATAGGATCGGATGACAATAATTTCACCGTAACTCTGGGGCGTGAAGGTTCAGATTATTCGGCTGCTATTTTTGCCTACTGCCTTAATGCTGAAGCCATGACGATCTGGAAAGACGTACCGGGAGTAATGACCGGTGACCCTAGAAAATTCCAGAATGTATCGTTATTGTCCCATATTTCTTATGAGGAGGCTATTGAAATGGCTTATTACGGGGCAAGTGTGATCCACCCTAAAACTCTACAGCCTTTACAGCAAAAAAACATTCCTTTTTACGTAAAATCTTTCATTGACCCTACAAAAGAAGGGACCAAAGTAGGTGCTTCTGAAAAGAACCTGAGTGAAGAATCATATATCTTAAAGGAGAATCAGACCCTGCTGAAAATTTCCACCCGTGATTTTTCATTCATTGCAGAAGACCATATGAGCCTGATTTTCGGGTACCTGTCCAAATATAAAATTAAAGTGTCCCTGATGCAGAATTCTGCCATCTCACTTGCGTTATGCCTGGAAGATAAATTCAATACTGCTGACGAGCTGAATCTTGAGCTTCAGAAAGTATTTAAAACAGAAATGATTAAAAATGTATCTTTGTTTACGGTAAGAAACGCGAAAATGGACCATATCGATCAATTTTACCAGGAAAAAAACGTGTTACTGGAACAGATTTCCAAAAATACGCTTCAAATGGTAACACAATAG
- a CDS encoding lysophospholipid acyltransferase family protein — translation MSLISKNDLIKASGLSKLGFLKNPIASAIMSIAKINEVNKLYNTLKDKEGKDFFDSFVRERNLSYIAFEEDLAKIPKTGPFILVSNHPLGAIDGILMCKILTEVRPDFKVMGNFLLEKIKPMEPYVISVNPFEGRKEAYSSASGMRETLKHLQNGGCVGIFPAGEVSNKNNPYGEILDKDWEKPALKLIRAAKVPVVPMYFHAKNSRLFYQLSKLHPNLQTLMLPAEMMNEREDPIRIRFGKPISVKAMDEMETIEELGEFLKRKVYMMKSYYEKRKSLAQAINLKNLSVKFPLLKEENIVQNIIDETPKEDILQDIRKLKDTDKMLFRNGNYEVYFTNYEEIPSIMREIGRQRELTFRAVGEGSNLPFDLDEYDKHYHHLFLWDNTAERLVGAYRMALGKEVMKKSGIKGFYTSSLFEFEQDIHPFFKKVIEMGRAYICQDYQQKPLPLFLLWRGIVHVCLRNPDHKFLMGGVSISNKFSEFSKSLMIEFMRSNYFDSAVAQYITPRNEYKVKLRDRDKHLFFDEMESDLNKLDKIIDDLEPELRLPVLIKKYIKQNAKVIAFNVDPNFNDAIDGLMYIRISDLPESTIKPVLEEMSEQIRKEQENNPAENQ, via the coding sequence ATGAGTTTAATTTCGAAAAACGATCTGATCAAAGCTTCCGGTTTAAGCAAATTAGGGTTTCTCAAGAACCCTATAGCCTCTGCCATCATGAGTATTGCCAAAATCAACGAAGTCAATAAGCTGTACAATACTCTGAAGGACAAGGAAGGAAAAGACTTTTTCGACTCATTTGTAAGAGAAAGAAACCTCAGCTATATCGCTTTTGAAGAAGATCTTGCAAAAATCCCCAAAACAGGACCCTTTATTTTGGTTTCCAACCATCCCCTGGGTGCTATTGACGGAATTTTAATGTGCAAGATTCTTACTGAAGTCCGGCCTGATTTCAAAGTCATGGGCAATTTCCTGCTGGAAAAAATAAAGCCCATGGAACCGTATGTGATTTCCGTAAATCCTTTTGAAGGAAGAAAGGAAGCTTATAGCAGTGCTTCCGGCATGCGGGAAACCCTTAAGCATTTACAGAACGGAGGCTGTGTAGGAATCTTCCCTGCCGGGGAAGTGTCCAATAAGAACAATCCTTACGGTGAAATCCTGGATAAAGACTGGGAAAAACCGGCGTTAAAGCTGATCCGTGCGGCCAAGGTACCGGTGGTACCGATGTATTTCCACGCCAAAAACAGCCGTCTATTCTATCAGCTGTCCAAACTACATCCGAACCTGCAGACGCTGATGCTGCCTGCGGAAATGATGAATGAACGTGAAGATCCTATCAGGATCCGTTTCGGTAAGCCGATTTCGGTAAAAGCCATGGATGAAATGGAAACCATTGAAGAATTGGGAGAGTTCCTGAAACGTAAGGTGTACATGATGAAATCCTATTACGAAAAAAGGAAATCCCTGGCACAGGCTATCAACCTGAAAAACCTGTCGGTAAAATTCCCGCTGCTGAAAGAGGAGAATATTGTCCAGAACATTATTGATGAAACCCCGAAAGAAGATATACTTCAGGACATCCGTAAGCTGAAAGATACAGATAAAATGCTTTTCAGGAACGGAAACTATGAAGTCTATTTTACCAACTATGAGGAGATCCCCTCCATTATGAGGGAAATAGGACGCCAGCGTGAACTTACTTTCCGCGCCGTAGGAGAAGGCAGCAACCTCCCATTTGACCTGGATGAATACGATAAGCATTATCACCACCTTTTCCTTTGGGACAATACAGCAGAACGCCTGGTAGGAGCCTACCGGATGGCTCTGGGTAAAGAAGTGATGAAGAAATCCGGTATTAAAGGTTTTTATACGAGTTCCCTGTTTGAATTTGAGCAGGATATCCATCCTTTCTTTAAGAAAGTCATTGAAATGGGAAGGGCTTATATCTGCCAGGATTACCAGCAAAAACCTCTTCCGCTGTTTCTTTTGTGGAGGGGAATTGTGCATGTATGCCTGAGAAACCCGGATCATAAGTTCCTGATGGGCGGAGTGAGCATATCCAATAAATTTTCTGAATTCTCAAAGTCCCTGATGATCGAATTCATGCGTTCGAATTATTTCGATTCTGCGGTAGCTCAATACATTACCCCGAGAAACGAATATAAGGTCAAGCTCCGTGATCGCGATAAGCACCTGTTCTTCGATGAAATGGAATCTGACCTCAATAAACTGGATAAGATCATTGATGACCTGGAACCGGAACTCCGGCTTCCTGTCCTGATTAAAAAATATATTAAGCAGAATGCCAAAGTAATTGCCTTTAATGTAGACCCGAATTTCAATGATGCGATAGACGGGCTGATGTACATCAGGATCAGTGACCTTCCCGAAAGTACGATTAAACCTGTATTGGAAGAGATGAGCGAGCAGATCCGGAAGGAACAGGAAAATAATCCGGCTGAGAATCAGTAG